A window of Drosophila subobscura isolate 14011-0131.10 chromosome E, UCBerk_Dsub_1.0, whole genome shotgun sequence contains these coding sequences:
- the LOC117890918 gene encoding membrane-bound alkaline phosphatase has product MDRGLILLLLCGVAVWLSASASAQRDHQRKWGSGEPHPIKHEEELLTEYWVARAQETLHAKLAETQAVHTNVAKNVILFLGDGMSVHTVTATRNLLGDSAEKVYFEQFPHTGLSKTYCVNRQVADSACTATAYLGGVKGNYGTIGINANVPRYSCDGAGKVENQVEGIAQWAQEAGKDAGLVTTARVTHASPAGVYAHIADRNWENDWEVTKRSCDPEQAPDIARQLVEGRVGKALKVVLGGGRQQFINTTVNDEEGYPGYRTDGRHLIKEWLADKRAANVSANYVWSRKGLSLVDLDKTEYLLGLFASSHLPYNGDRARNRSQLADPSLSELTEAAIRVLQRSEKGFFLFVEGARIDMAHHDTYARRALEDTAEFAQAVQKAREMTSEEDTLIVVTADHAHTMSINGYPYRDQEILGLTEDDTDDELPYTILSYANGPGYKSAYNQAQGRIHLTEKLTDKTDFQYPTLVPLDAESHGGDDVAVYASGPFAQFFSGNYEQTNIAAMMGRAAGIGPYANVQP; this is encoded by the exons ATGGACAGAGGATTGATTCTACTGCTGCTCTGCGGCGTCGCTGTCTGGCTgagcgccagtgccagtgcccagcGAG ATCATCAGCGTAAGTGGGGCAGCGGGGAGCCGCATCCCATCAAGCatgaggaggagctgctgacGGAGTATTGGGTGGCAAGGGCACAGGAGACGCTGCACGCCAAGCTGGCCGAGACGCAGGCGGTGCACACGAATGTGGCCAAGAATGTGATCCTGTTCCTGGGCGACGGCATGTCCGTGCATACGGTGACCGCCACGCGGAATCTGCTCGGCGACAGTGCCGAGAAGGTGTACTTCGAGCAGTTCCCCCACACGGGCCTGTCCAAGACGTACTGCGTCAATCGGCAGGTGGCCGACTCGGCCTGCACGGCCACCGCCTACTTGGGCGGGGTGAAGGGCAACTACGGCACCATTGGCATCAATGCCAACGTGCCGCGGTACAGCTGCGACGGCGCCGGCAAGGTGGAGAACCAGGTGGAGGGCATCGCCCAGTGGGCGCAGGAGGCGGGCAAGGATGCGGGTCTCGTGACCACAGCCAGGGTGACGCACGCCTCTCCAGCGGGTGTCTATGCACACATCGCCGACCGCAACTGGGAGAACGATTGGGAGGTGACGAAGCGCTCCTGTGATCCCGAGCAGGCGCCGGACATTGCCCGTCAGCTGGTGGAGGGGCGGGTGGGCAAGGCCCTGAAGGTGGTGCTCGGCGGCGGACGGCAGCAGTTCATCAACACAACGGTCAACGATGAGGAAGGATATCCGGGCTACCGCACCGACGGACGGCATCTCATCAAGGAGTGGCTGGCGGACAAGCGGGCGGCCAATGTCTCGGCCAATTATGTGTGGAGTCGCAAGGGTCTCAGCCTGGTGGATCTCGACAAGACGGAGTATCTGCTGGGCCTCTTTGCCAGCTCCCATCTGCCGTACAACGGCGATCGGGCGCGCAATCGCAGCCAGCTGGCGGACCCCTCCCTGAGCGAGCTGACGGAGGCGGCCATCCGCGTGCTGCAGCGCAGCGAGAAGGGCTTCTTCCTGTTCGTGGAGGGTGCCCGCATCGACATGGCCCACCACGACACATACGCCCGACGCGCCCTCGAGGACACGGCCGAGTTTGCTCAGGCTGTGCAGAAGGCTCGCGAAATGACCTCCGAGGAGGACACGCTGATCGTGGTCACCGCAGACCACGCACACACCATGTCCATCAATGGGTATCCG TATCGCGACCAGGAGATCCTTGGCCTGACCGAGGACGACACTGACGATGAGCTGCCCTACACGATCCTCTCCTACGCCAATGGTCCCGGCTACAAAAGCGCCTACAATCAGGCCCAGGGTCGGATACACCTTACCGAGAAGCTGACGGACAAAACGGACTTCCAGTATCCCACCCTGGTGCCGCTCGACGCCGAGTCCCATGGTGGCGACGATGTGGCAGTCTATGCCTCGGGTCCCTTCGCTCAGTTCTTTAGCGGCAACTACGAGCAGACGAACATTGCCGCCATGATGGGTCGGGCCGCCGGCATTGGACCCTACGCCAACGTTCAGCCATAG
- the LOC117890920 gene encoding odorant receptor 45b, with the protein MYPRFLDRNYPLAKHLFFVPRYSFGLLGLRFDDAKSQSWISLAWLVFNVVNLAHCCQAELVFGWHYLRISPVDAMDAFCPLACSATTLFKLAWMWWRRQEVFALMEHIRRLTEQQAKRGDPRKNGVRRSYYLTATRFGMLVFTLGSITTCAFVLRSLWEMWSRGLAEFKFDMPFRMLFPDFAHRMPWFPLFYLYSTWSGQVTVYAFAGTDGFFFGFTLYVAFLLRSLRVDLQDSLKSVDNATPRDFDLCCRRLANIVDRHNEIARIVRRFSGIMAAPTFVHFVSASLVIATSVIDILLYSGYNIIRYVVYMFTVSSAIFLYCYGGTEMSTESLSLGEAAYSSDWYGWDRETRRRVYLIILRAQRPITVDVPFFAPSLPVFAAVIKFTGSIVALANTIM; encoded by the exons ATGTACCCGCGTTTCCTGGACCGCAACTATCCGCTGGCAAAGCACCTGTTCTTCGTGCCCAGATACTCGTTTGGGCTGCTGGGTCTGCGCTTTGACGATGCCAAGTCCCAGTCGTGGATCTCGCTGGCCTGGCTGGTCTTTAATGTCGTCAATTTGGCCCACTGCTGCCAGGCGGAGCTCGTCTTTGGCTGGCACTATCTGCGGATCAGTCCCGTGGATGCCATGGATGCTTTCTGTCCGCTGGCCTGCAGCGCCACGACGCTCTTCAAGCTGGCCTGGATGTGGTGGCGCCGCCAGGAGGTGTTCGCTCTCATGGAGCACATCCGCAGGCTAACGGAGCAGCAGGCTAAGCGAGGCGATCCCAGGAAGAACGGAGTGCGAAGGAGCTACTACCTCACGGCCACGCGCTTTGGCATGCTCGTCTTCACCCTGGGCAGCATCACGACCTGCGCCTTTGTGCTGCGATCCCTGTGGGAGATGTGGTCCCGTGGCCTGGCCGAGTTCAAGTTTGATATGCCCTTCCGCATGCT GTTCCCCGACTTTGCACATCGAATGCCTTGGTTCCCGCTGTTCTACTTGTACTCCACGTGGAGCGGACAGGTGACGGTCTACGCCTTTGCCGGCACCGACGgcttcttctttggcttcACCCTTTATGTGGCCTTTCTGCTGCGATCGCTACGAGTGGATCTGCAGGATTCCCTCAAGTCCGTGGACA ATGCCACCCCCAGGGACTTTGATCTGTGCTGTCGGCGGCTGGCCAATATTGTCGATCGGCACAATGAGATTGCGCGGATTGTCCGCCGCTTCTCGGGGATCATGGCGGCACCGACTTTTGTGCACTTTGTGTCCGCCAGCCTGGTGATAGCCACCAGTGTCATAGATATCCTGCTG TATTCGGGCTACAACATCATCCGCTATGTGGTGTACATGTTCACGGTCAGCTCGGCCATTTTCCTCTACTGCTATGGCGGCACGGAGATGTCCACCGAG AGCCTCTCTTTGGGGGAGGCGGCGTACAGCAGTGACTGGTACGGCTGGGATCGTGAGACCCGTCGGCGTGTCTACTTGATTATCCTGCGCGCCCAGCGACCCATCACCGTCGATGTGCCCTTCTTTGCGCCCTCCCTGCCGGTCTTCGCAGCG GTCATCAAGTTCACGGGCTCCATTGTGGCGCTGGCCAATACCATAATGTAG